A DNA window from candidate division WOR-3 bacterium contains the following coding sequences:
- the gdhA gene encoding NADP-specific glutamate dehydrogenase produces MSYSGVQEFMDYIKKKNPSEPEFHQAVEEVVTSLWSFLEENPRYRKAKILERICEPERVIIFRVPWVDDKGEIQVNRGFRVEMNSAIGPYKGGLRFHPTVYLGLLKFLAFEQVFKNALTTLPMGGGKGGSDFDPKGKSDNEVMHFCQSFMNELFRHIGPNTDVPAGDIGVGVREIGYMFGQYKRLRNEFTGVFTGKGLNWGGSLIRPEATGYGAVYFAAEMLATRGETLKGKVCLVSGSGNVAQYTVEKLIHMGAKPVTLSDSTGYIYDEAGITQEKLEFVKELKNVRRGRIKEYADRFKGVVYTPADPKLDYNPLWNHKADCAFPSATQNEINGKDAENLIRNGVYVVTEGANMPSTPEAIDIFLEHKILYGPGKAANAGGVATSGLEMSQNSLRLSWSREEVDQRLQGIMKAIHQQCVLYGKEGNYINYVKGANIAGFIKVADAMIDQGVV; encoded by the coding sequence ATGTCTTATAGCGGAGTCCAAGAGTTTATGGACTATATTAAGAAAAAGAACCCGTCCGAGCCTGAGTTTCATCAGGCAGTAGAAGAAGTGGTGACTTCACTATGGTCATTCTTAGAAGAGAATCCGAGATACCGTAAGGCGAAAATCCTTGAGCGGATTTGTGAGCCGGAGCGGGTGATTATTTTCCGAGTCCCTTGGGTTGATGACAAGGGCGAGATTCAGGTCAACCGAGGTTTCCGGGTGGAGATGAACTCGGCAATCGGTCCTTATAAGGGCGGCTTGCGCTTTCATCCGACTGTTTATCTCGGTCTCTTGAAATTTCTTGCCTTTGAGCAGGTATTCAAGAATGCGTTGACAACCCTCCCGATGGGCGGGGGCAAGGGCGGTTCTGATTTTGACCCCAAAGGGAAGTCGGATAATGAGGTTATGCACTTCTGTCAAAGTTTTATGAACGAACTTTTCCGCCACATCGGTCCCAATACCGATGTGCCCGCTGGTGATATCGGCGTTGGGGTACGGGAGATCGGGTATATGTTTGGGCAGTATAAAAGGCTTCGTAATGAGTTCACCGGTGTTTTTACTGGCAAGGGTTTGAACTGGGGCGGGAGTTTGATCCGTCCGGAGGCAACTGGCTATGGTGCGGTATATTTCGCCGCTGAGATGTTGGCAACCAGAGGTGAGACTTTAAAGGGTAAGGTTTGTCTTGTTTCTGGTTCCGGGAATGTGGCACAGTATACAGTGGAGAAACTTATCCACATGGGGGCGAAGCCAGTAACCCTCTCAGACTCAACGGGCTATATTTACGACGAAGCAGGAATAACTCAGGAAAAATTGGAATTTGTCAAGGAGTTGAAGAATGTCCGTCGGGGGCGAATAAAGGAGTATGCCGATAGGTTTAAAGGAGTGGTTTACACACCCGCCGACCCGAAGCTTGATTACAACCCGCTATGGAACCATAAGGCGGATTGTGCATTTCCGAGTGCGACTCAAAATGAAATTAATGGTAAGGACGCGGAGAATTTAATCCGTAATGGTGTTTATGTAGTTACTGAAGGAGCAAATATGCCTTCAACCCCAGAGGCAATTGATATTTTCTTGGAGCATAAAATTCTCTACGGTCCCGGGAAGGCGGCTAATGCTGGAGGAGTGGCAACATCTGGTTTAGAAATGTCACAAAACAGTCTGCGGCTTTCTTGGTCCCGGGAGGAGGTAGACCAGCGGTTACAGGGGATAATGAAGGCAATACATCAACAGTGCGTGCTTTACGGCAAAGAGGGGAATTATATCAATTATGTCAAAGGTGCGAATATAGCCGGTTTTATTAAAGTGGCAGATGCGATGATTGACCAAGGAGTGGTATAG